A window of Coturnix japonica isolate 7356 chromosome 2, Coturnix japonica 2.1, whole genome shotgun sequence contains these coding sequences:
- the MED10 gene encoding mediator of RNA polymerase II transcription subunit 10: MHCGPEGARAAMAMAEKFDSLEEHLEKFVENIRQLGIIVSDFQPSSQAGLNQKLNFMVTGLQDIDKCRQQLHDISVPLEVFEYIDQGRNPQLYTKECLERALAKNEQVKGKIDTMKKFKSLLIQELTKVFPEDMAKYKAIRGEDPPP, translated from the exons ATGCACTGTGGCCCGGAAGGTGCTCGGGCCGCTATGGCGATGGCGGAGAAGTTCGACTCGTTGGAGGAGCACCTGGAGAAGTTCGTAGAGAACATCCGGCAGCTCGGCATCATCGTTAGCGACttccagcccagcagccaggcCGGCCTCAACCAGAAACT gaaTTTCATGGTGACGGGCCTACAGGACATCGACAAGTGCCGGCAGCAGCTTCACGACATCAGCGTGCCCTTGGAGGTGTTTGA GTACATAGATCAAGGACGCAACCCTCAGCTTTACACTAAGGAATGCCTGGAGAGAGCTTTGGCTAAGAATGagcaagtgaaaggaaaaattgaCACAATGAAG aagttTAAAAGTCTTTTAATTCAAGAACTAACAAAGGTGTTCCCTGAAGACATGGCAAAGTACAAAGCTATACGAGGCGAGGATCCTCCTCCTTAA